One genomic window of Magnolia sinica isolate HGM2019 chromosome 3, MsV1, whole genome shotgun sequence includes the following:
- the LOC131240263 gene encoding FRIGIDA-like protein 3 — protein MADTQSVATLIEFTTSKIQQLQQAFAELESHSAISLNLKWKELEEHFHGLETSLKKRFHELKDQEKEYQIRASEAQEMLEKREAMVMAKEQASLELLQEKRDAALSAIGDTLEKYKKAASEPVANGMSNGNADVIVEDKLDMKDTEASPGDTKPAVNGNVEVKPRPQLVKLCEEMDAKGLHNFISDNRKNLAVIREEMPFALKSATDPVCLVLDSLEDFYRMEIPSLDGKRDATLLGLRRTCIMLMESLVSLLTGIESDSVISSDVKKQAKKIADDWKPKLDILDTDSSSGNSLEAHAFLQLLATFGIASEFDEDEICKLIPTVSRRRQTADLCRSLRLSGKMPGAIEVLVNSGRQLEAVNLAFAFELTEQFAPVPLLKSYLKEARKASQVKPGNTSPGAQNEANDRELSALKAVVKCIEEHKLEEQYPVDPLQKRILQLEKAKADKKRAAEAAKPQSKRPRANGGSYGPRIITNIPDKSFYRVPERYPYMYDRPYMYAPENHGSPLLAPAAPYNISPSHGSYYGNGYQYAAPYIH, from the exons ATGGCTGATACGCAATCAGTTGCTACGCTCATCGAGTTTACAACTTCTAAGATACAACAACTTCAGCAAGCATTTGCTGAACTTGAAAGCCATAGTGCCATATCTCTGAATCTGAAATGGAAAGAACTTGAAGAACATTTTCATGGGTTAGAGACTTCATTAAAAAAGAGATTTCATGAGTTGAAAGATCAGGAGAAAGAGTATCAAATCAGGGCTTCCGAGGCTCAGGAGATGTTGGAGAAGCGCGAAGCCATGGTTATGGCTAAAGAGCAAGCTTCATTAGAGCTTCTACAGGAGAAAAGAGATGCTGCTCTCTCTGCTATCGGGGACACACTCGAGAAATACAAGAAGGCAGCATCAGAGCCTGTTGCTAATGGTATGAGCAATGGCAACGCGGATGTTATTGTGGAAGATAAGCTGGACATGAAGGATACTGAAGCCAGCCCAGGAGATACAAAGCCTGCCGTAAATGGCAATGTGGAAGTCAAGCCTCGTCCTCAGTTGGTGAAACTGTGTGAAGAAATGGATGCAAAGGGTCTCCACAACTTTATTTCAGACAACCGTAAAAACCTTGCTGTGATACGGGAGGAGATGCCATTTGCATTAAAGAGTGCAACAGACCCAGTCTGCTTGGTTTTGGATTCTTTGGAAGATTTTTACCGCATGGAAATCCCATCACTGGATGGGAAGAGGGATGCAACCCTTTTGGGCCTCCGCAGAACTTGTATCATGTTGATGGAGTCTCTCGTTTCATTGCTAACGGGCATTGAGTCAGATTCTGTAATCTCATCGGATGTTAAAAAGCAAGCGAAAAAAATTGCTGACGACTGGAAGCCAAAGTTGGACATTCTTGACACCGATTCCAGCAGTGGGAACTCTTTGGAAGCTCATGCTTTTCTGCAGCTTTTAGCCACTTTTGGCATTGCTTCTGAATTCGATGAAGATGAGATATGCAAACTCATACCAACTGTTTCCCGACGCCGTCAAACAGCTGATCTATGCCGCTCACTCCGTCTGTCAGGGAAAATGCCAG GGGCGATTGAAGTACTGGTAAATAGCGGAAGGCAACTTGAGGCTGTTAACCTGGCATTTGCATTTGAGCTCACGGAGCAGTTTGCTCCCGTGCCATTGCTGAAGTCTTACTTGAAGGAAGCAAGGAAAGCTTCACAGGTGAAACCCGGAAACACATCGCCAGGTGCCCAG AATGAAGCAAATGACCGAGAGCTCTCTGCTCTCAAGGCCGTCGTCAAGTGCATTGAAGAACATAAGCTTGAGGAACAGTACCCTGTCGACCCACTTCAGAAGCGGATTCTCCAGCTGGAGAAGGCCAAGGCCGACAAGAAAAGGGCAGCCGAAGCTGCAAAGCCACAATCCAAGAGGCCCCGCGCCAACGGAGGCAGTTACGGGCCCCGCATCATCACTAACATCCCCGACAAGAGCTTCTACAGAGTGCCCGAAAGATACCCATACATGTACGACAGGCCATACATGTATGCCCCCGAAAACCATGGTTCGCCGCTGCTGGCTCCAGCAGCTCCCTACAACATCTCACCCAGCCATGGAAGCTATTACGGAAATGGGTATCAGTATGCAGCCCCATACATACACTAG